Below is a genomic region from Silurus meridionalis isolate SWU-2019-XX chromosome 1, ASM1480568v1, whole genome shotgun sequence.
ATTCTTTATGTTGCTTGAATGAATTGCATACGCTGTATTCCACATtatgcattattaatattacaaagTCAAccagttttatttaataagaGAACctcctgttttgtgtgtgtgtgtgtgtgtgtgtgtgtgtgtgtgtgtgtgtgtgtgtgtgtgaatgtaggaCCCTTTAGAGACAATCAGGCAGAAATGTGAGGAGACTGAACACTGTGTCCACGCACATGAAAAACTCGAGATGTGTGAGACGAGGGTGGGCTCGCGGTCTACTGAAGAGGACTGCACCGAGGAGCTTTTTGATTTCTTGCATGCACGGGATCACTGTGTGAGTAAAGTAGTAATGTAATTCAATCTTAATGACAAGATCACTTTGCACTTTGTtgttcaaaatataaagttCTTGTAGGGGgttgcttattattattattattattattattattaggaacacagcaatgtttttattttcattttcaaatggATACTGGTGACAAAGCCCAATATTTGATAAGTTTGAGTCCTGAGTTTTGAGTTTTATACCATCATATTTGTAAATTGGAGCCTTTCTCacctgtaaaaaaaaccaaacaaaaaatccATCCATTCACTTCTTAACAGAAGGATCCTTCTTAAACTTGTATTTGATCTCAATGGTTCTGATatgttgttaatattttgtcaaaaagtgttattttatgttaaaaacaCTTCTGACAGTTGCACTGACTGCCTCTGATTCTAATGTTAAAATTACTGTAATGGTCACAGCCAAAGTATAATGGAAATTCCAAACCTAACACCAagtttttttttgaaagatgaTGTGCaagaaattgtattatttgGCATACTGATGTggtatagaagaaaaaaaacccacaagatatgctgttattataataataataaaaaaaacaccatcctGTTAACGTAATTGGCTTATACACTGTAAGTATTGAATAATTCTTCTATATATCATTAATCACtgtacaccactacacacaagAAACAAGTGTCTATTTGTCCTCCCTTGTAGTAGcacaattttttgtatttaaaatcttGCTTCTTTTCTTTGTGCAGGTGGCCCACAAACTCTTCCACTCAGTCAAATGAAGTTCTTCAGATCCTTATCACTGCTCCCTCATGACTTTCTTGTCAGTATCACTAAATAAAGTTGTTATTTATAGGCAGAAAGATGATGTCTGGCTTTTTTCCCCAACTGAGCCACTGTACTTTCCCTACCATTGTGTTCAGTCTGCTTATGGtaatttgtgaataaaatgtagtgTGCATATCTCTAAATTCAAATCTGATTCTATAACCAGTGTCCGTTGTTGAAAGTAAACATTGAAACAATTGTAGCGCATCCTCTACTTTTAACGACAGTCTGTATATATCTGGGATCTGTGGAGATTAGTTGCTGGAGTTTGGGGAGAGGAATTATGtcctatttttgttttatacagcTGCTCAACACTTCTGTCATATTTTTAGTTTTACGGTGTGGGAAAATTTAAATGGGAAAAGGTCAGGACTGCAGGAAGACCCaaactcttctactatgaaccATGCCTGAAGCATGGGCCTGAAGATTacagacgtttttttttacattgcatcTTTGCAGCCAGGGTGGCATGAAGGTACAGAGGATAGTAACACTGTCTCAATGTGGGgttctctcaccttccaaaaaaaTGCCTGGAAACTGACATCCTGCTGCATTTCTGCTGCATTTCAGGGCTATACCCTGGTTCTAGCAAAACAACGACAAGGAGGAAGctgttacttttttatatatatatatatatatatataaaatatacacacactgcctcgcactttgagtgcattttattattattattattaaacttgataagatacacaacaatgccaggggtataaaatgctaaataatccATAGCAATAGCACTAGTTTTATGTCCAGctaaaaggagaaaattctgGATATGgagggaatgaatgaatgaagcatgagaggaatgaagacatttgttagtTTCCTCTAAAAGAAGTAGAAAAGTTAAACAGAACATATCTTAAGAAAatctaatattaaatgtaaaacagccCCACCCCCCGCctccacacacatctgtattaattGTATAACTAACATGaaaattaataatgttttttaatgtattcaATTTTTTCATCAAtctaatttgtgccaatttaattgattactcaatttaatcaatataaggaaccaaccccagtcattagggttgcacaagccagtgcactcttagtgccggtcccaagcacggataaatggggagggttgcgttaggaagggcatccagcataaaaacatgaccaatcaaacatgcggatcatcaatacagacccctaatgggagaagccgtttattatatataatttaaccacgctggcattttatttaaatttgttttaaaaatgtaaactgttcacatgtttaatacaatgttattaataatatactgcgtttatttaaaaaaaatatgtatgcaTTTTTTAGCCGTACTGAAACACAACCGTGACTGAAAAACCGATGTACGTATTAGGGGTGTACagttacacatatatatatatatatatatatatatatatatatatatatatatatatatatatatatatatatatatatatatatgggtaaATTAATCAAACTAGTTACAATTCTACCAGCCACGTGTGCCATCTGGGGCTTTGTAAACATGGGCGGGAAGGATTCACATATCGAGCCCACCTCATTTATAGACGCAAtcttcaaacaaacaaacaaacgtctGTAACGCACGCGAGTTATTAGGCTTTTATTCTGAAACAGAGCGGCGCATGTTGTTTACGTGTGCAACCGTTACACGGCCAGCCTCCGCTTACAGCTTCTGTAGAGCTGTGCAGGACATTTCCGCATGTTCAGCCAGTGTGTCAGATTACAGAAGTTGTTTTGAGAATGTGATTAAAAGAATCTACCGACAGACAAAATCGAAGGCTTTCCTGCAGCCGGAGAAAGAAGCTGTTCTTCAAACATGGGCAGCTTCAGTCTGGTGCAGATGTGCATCAGGAAAGTGGCTCTGCATATGGATGTGCTGGAGAGTCAAGCTGGAGgtgagctgtgtgtgtattttaaaatgaactATCGTGGATAAATGTCTCACGCGTTGCTAAGTTTTGAGTGAAAAGTTAGAAACGCAATCTTAATCTGCTGTTCATCAGTTCTGAGATGAACGTGGACATCAGGTGAGAATGGGTCTCtcttgagtctgattcctctcaaggtttcttcctcaaaccatCTCAGGGATTAATGAGGGATTATTAGGGATACATTTATGggcacaaaacatttatttaaatctttatctctgtaaagctgttcgGGACAATGTCCAATGTTAAAAGCACTGTACAAATCACACTAAATTGAATTGCATGGAATATTGTGATTTTGCAGGATGCAAAAGCTTATTCAAGTCAACTTTGAGATctgactctttctttctttctttcgttctctctctctctctctctctctctctctctctctctctcttttttttctttttctttctttctttctttctttctttctttctgctctgAGAAATGTCTGTATGAAAAATGGTTTGAACTGAGATGTGTATTTtcctctctgtgtgtgctgtttgCATTATTTATCATGGCATTGAGAGAGCTGGTTCTTGTTGAAGATAATctggaaataaatacattaaaatataaatcttcCTAAAGAAGTGCAGACACTGAAAACACAATCACATTAATGCTCTATATTCTAATTTCTCAGTGCACATTTATCGTCTTactcatttaacattttattgcaaTCAATTTTGTAAACTACATTTTGTTAAGGTACAATAAAAGTTTGTTCCCAAGCTTCAGCTACAAAAATATACAGTCTCTAGTCCCAGCATACCGAACTTTGTTTTTGAAAATGGCATTTGTGAGCCAACAGAGACGGCTCTTATTGCTGAGCTGAGCCATATAAACTGAGTCACAAAAAAGAGGTGGAATTACCATCACCACTGCCTTGTATTTTTGGCATCGTCACACTAATGCATTCTGAACAAACCCCTGCTTTATGTTGCTGTCGATGTTATTGATCTAGATTTGCCCGCCTCACTTCTCCGAGACTTGATGCCTCACCTGAACATGTACTACCTGGACAGGATTGAAAAATCAGCTAATCTGAAAGGTAAACATGCAGAATAATGTGCAGGGCAGTTCTGATATTTCCAGGATGTAGAATTTCACTTTACAAATCCTGTCATTGTAGGAGTATCATGCTCATCTGCTTGGGCAGCAAAATGGAGGGATCTGAATCGCTCATGGCGTTGGAAGTTAAAGGTATTTCACCTGTTTTTTCTCACTTGTCAGATACGTGTGCATGTGAAATGTTGAAAGTGCTTCGAAAAGTCTTTTTAAGGGAATTAAAGCGACTCAGTCAAgatcatttaatattttctgtttGGGGACTGTGATATGagagcatgctgagatccattCCCACTGGCTACTATATTCAGAACACTATTCTAATACTGGGTAGTAGTTCTTTTGCTTCCTTTTGCTTTCAGAACAGCCTCAAAACTTTGTGGATTTCACATGTTGTTGGAAGATTAacgtgcattctgagatgctttatCTGTCACTCTACAGAGTGACAGAGTGTCACCAGAGTTACTGTAGCTTTTCTCTCAGCTCAAACAAAAGtccattttccatttctttacCATCTTGAATAAACACTAGAGATGGTTATGTCTGAAAAGTTTAGCAGGTCAGCAGTTATgaaaatactcagaccagctgTTGGGTCTGTTTGTTTCGATTCCATCAACGTTAAGGAGTAGACATTATCAGTAACCAGCTACATctgcaagtgcattgatgacgtgaccatctccaagaccattaCCAcatgctccaaccagaagctgtgGATGATCGCTAAGGtgtcagagcaggggacaagacagcCTTAAGAACAGGAAGGGACAAACTGTTCCGTGTCACCAGAGAGGCGAAGTGCACACACGGCAAAAGAATCTagggccacttccaggacagccgAGACATCTGgcacatgtggcagggcatccaggcgatcacatACTACAAGAAAAcggcgaggaagaccacccctcctcccagtgatcaggtgctctgtctatccACGGCTGAAGTAAGGAAaactatgcagagttaacccacagaaGTCTGCTGAACCAGGCAACATTCcaggcagagtgctcagggaacgtgcacaacagctagcggatgtcttcaccgacatcttcaacatctccctgagcagcgcagCTCTTCCTACGTGCCTGAAGACACGGACTATCCTCCCGTCGCACTCAcgcccatcgtgatgaagtgttttaagaggcttgtcatgaggcacctcaagacccagcttccaccctcactggaccctatgcagtttgcgtatcgtccaaactgTTCCACGGACAATGCCATCTCCACGACCCTTTATCTggcctcacccacctggacaacaaggactcatatgtacaaatgctgttcatagacttcagttaagcattcaacacaatcatccctcagcacccgattgagaagctgagccttctgggcatctccagcaccaccacactggggcccctcagggcctGGTGTttagcccactgctgttcactctgctgactcacgac
It encodes:
- the LOC124387033 gene encoding cytochrome b-c1 complex subunit 6, mitochondrial; protein product: MVFEEKMILNGDPEEEEEEEEEDMVDPLETIRQKCEETEHCVHAHEKLEMCETRVGSRSTEEDCTEELFDFLHARDHCVAHKLFHSVK